The nucleotide window gtccccgtcgtcaccgccgcgccgtcccggctcatcccgcgtcgtccccgtccccgtcatcgccgccccgtccccgtcgtcgccgccccggcccgtccccgtcgtcgccgccccatccctgtccccgtcgtcgccatccccgtcgtcgccgcgcccgtcgccaccccccgtcgcctctcgcctcgccggtgagcacacacacacacatacatttttttagttttttagttatagaaatagttataaaaatgttagaaatttttctttttttagttatagaaatagttagttatatagcattgttagaaatgttatagaaaagttagaattgttagaattttttctgttttttagttatagaaatagttataaaaaagttagaaatttttctttttagttatagaaatattagaaatgttatacaaatgttagttatatatatagaaatgttatatttttttctattttttagttatagaaatattagaaatgttatagaaatgttagttatatagcattgttagaaatgttatagtaatgttagttatatagaaatgttagaaattttagttatcaaaatccaatcattaaaaaaatgttactttttgcgggcatatagctagtatttgttctcgacgatgcccggcccgcatcctcgtcgtcgacccgtccgcgacgacgtccggctgacccatgttcgggactgggctccgccgggctggcactgggaggtgctgcctggaggggcgcgccgcttgatgaggaacccggccccggtcgtcgaccctgatctcgtttggtggcgttcgcgtgggccagtttcggtgcggagggagccggccccgccggaggtggtacgtcgccgtgtcagggaggaggacgaacacgtccatcgctacatggttgcgttagagggcggcaggttctccaatacctggcagtttcttcagggatctcacttcagctatgatcctgtgagggttccttctctttgggtgtccaccgcccgcgccgcatgatccgacgatgtattcgagattatatctattattcgagacaatgtattcgagattatatctattattcgagacgatgtattcgagattatatctattattcgagacgacgtattcgagattatatttgatgatgcttattatgtactatgattgattcagtttttccttattaattgattgcatccatgcattgtaatttgaatatatttcttttggattagttaaacaaaaacTATGGCGGACAATGCCGGcaaagagggagaagaggccctgttcaatatcatacgcaatcctcgcgggccagatgatgatcagaatgaagaagattatgacgtctccgaatatctaaacaacaccggggagggtgatatgatattcgatcgcgacgaccgaattgatgaagtcatgaactatgaacatgacgaagaaaatgttgatcttgaaacaacaaataccggcgaggtatatatatttatataagcacgcatctggtgatcatcacatgttttaaatgacttgaagatatattaacgaatcgatctttcttctttcagccatccggatcgagcaaatcttcaggcaacaggacgaaacgaggcccgaacaagaAGTttaaggagggcgtaaagtacaatatcgaggcaatcagacctaatggcgaaccattcgcgcctaagaagattgcggacaagtttgttcgtcagtgcggagttcttgtgaaggaccaactcccgatctcccttcaagaatggagagagccagcaaagccatgtccaggagttacttttgtcgatgacagacaaaaacatttgctttgggaaacgctcatggaacatttcaccctaccagatcatttcacagatgcagatgtggagaaagtcaaggacgctgctcttagaaAGATGGCGGTTttattcaagaaccacaagattcgtgGATGGGCCAAGTATGTCaacggaggaaggaagactccagtattcgagggaacactagagaaccaaagtgctcattgggacgatttcgtgaaattcaaggatttagaattatctaaggaacagtcgagaataaacaaggccaatgccgcaaaaaaggataagttccataagctggggccaggtggctatgcggtgggaatgcctaagtagGATAAGTCTGaaaaagagatgctggatgcaggtgtcactccagaaacattgagctggccccccaggtgcaggacttggttctatgcgcatggggggcagttggacccgaagacaggcaaagtttcgaagaaggcatgtctggacggagccgaagataagctacttgttgcaatacaAGAGGCTCAAtccgggttgttcgagcccaacagagagaacgacaagcttacgcgtgccctgggaaatcctgaacactcgggaagaacacgaggcatgggcgctattccgtggtatgaagGGTTTTCGGACTGTAACGctgactacagaacccgtgcgagaaagaagattgcggaggagaagaagaggaatatggaggaggagcagaggaagctagactatgaatgccttcaaggcctagaatcagcgcacgcggacttggcaatcaaattccagcggcagcaggagcagatcgactcacttagccagcaaagggggtctcagcagctagcggatgatccaccaatGGATAGCATCGTCCCATCCATGCTGAGAAGCAGCATGGGTTCCACCTCGGGCGatgcattgctggatagctacccagtggatgacatcatggagaacactaactgcgagctacacttcaaaatgaagaacatatccatgaaggtggcggacgcccttacttttacaaatccccccgaggcaaccttccattgcaacccgattccagcgggctatgctcgtgtcttggttgatgaggtggtggaccaatattcggggctagagcttgacattcctggaggtgacgatgagcacacactaggagaggccaaccatcgtatcattcTATGGataaaggattgcatcatctttcgaaggccaccgacaccgcgtcatccgactcctcgtcgcagtccgccaccgagtcagcagactcccgctcctccaagtccaccaacgcgtcaggccactcctcctccaagtccggcacagcttctggccactcctcctccaagtccggcaaagcgtcaggccactcctcctccaagtccggcacagcttcaggccactcctcctccaagtccggcacagcttcaggccactcctcctcctccaactcagccacgtcagccgtctttgccgcctcagcaatcacggaagagagccacctcagctatggtgcgtagcggtacaagtcgaggtagtactgcaggtacaggcggaggcaagcgatttcaatatggtccaagcctcgtgCCTCTTcagcagaggccttacgacaagtccgaggaggaaaacgtagccatatcaaaggccgaggtggaagcccattttgcaccgaaactgccaccgccgccaagggagaaagtgcctgtggaaaagattgGCCACTTaattcgtatggctagaccaccagctcccaagcctgttgacacagactatgagcgccacctcaggaagttaaatcgagcacgtctacagaaagaggcgagctcgagctcgagcaaatcagctggcaaaaggagcggtaaaaccgttccccatcTGGGAGAACAGGCgacgcaatcaatccccccgcttgttgtgccaacaacacatgagagtaggcgcgcccaatattattgtgggcaaaccgttaacgttcccggggtgggcgatgtggtaataaccgaggagcatattgcgcaggctgaatcgatcgggatcactgttggacaactcctcgatatcgagcccatgtctccgactagagagaaggaaataaaacggaaatatgcccggggccaacctttggtcgagccagaggaggtcaataagctcccaacgagaatgcatgaattgcatcaatggtacatggacattaccaagatttccaatcgagagtccctcatggtgaatgtcaacgaggagcattactaccataagaaagttgtgaccgttgagtattcaaaactatttcagctatacaataaagacgcactcgataaatctatcatcagttgctattgtctgtaagtgatttctttctataatttaagtctcaagctagctatagtgatcattttgatcaatcattacctgtaattatcctcactatatttttttctgtggtattatgcaggatgaagatttatgaaatgaaaaaaggtggacgctatggcattgggttcgttgacccaaataccattaaagaatacacatggaaaatagatccatatcacgaaaaatgtgtagaggaaagcatgctacagttcttcaaggaactcaaatacaatgaagatatactacttccttacaattTCCAGTGAGTTACACTGTCTTGTACTATAAATTCTGTTTTTCTTTACTAGTtatagctacatgtttttgcttgcatatgcccgcttaattaagacatgcaaacatgtgtgcatgcagatttcactggatcttgttaatcattaaaatTGATGAAGGAACAATTGAAGTACTAGACTCGCTACTTAAGAAAgtaagtgactacaccatcgtgaaggggatagtcaacaggtaatttcaatcattattaactatatctcggcctatttaattagtttgtcatttcctgataacaactatttaataacccatttattcattttctttgtcggcgggcagggcttgggcaaagttcatcagggtcactccaggcccatggaaacaaagtctgaaatggtatcgacccaaggtaagtaattaagtagtactagctagctgccatctctttaattatcatgcttgattaattattatctgatcaaattccattctcgtaaaggccctgaagcaggcgccggggaatgatctatgtgcatactacgtttgcgagaacattcgcatgatggcgtccgaaaggagcaaatctcaaagacatgagtgggtacgatatcgattgtcagaacactattcacaatttttacaccattatcgatatctagtcacacaactaatacaaatgcatattgatctccttcttaacagttcaaagaggtgcgggacaagctcctagcacaggaccgcatagaagcaattcaagaggaaatagcgggatttttgctcgaccaggtcatagatcccaaagaagaatactattacccgctaccgcccccatgaaccacttccaattgttatcgtgctccgaaggcaccaattagctaggctaatgccactggtttcggaggcaccaattaggagaaattgtatatatatatacatgtgtgtatatatgtgtgaattaattaatggtggttgtgagacattcgattatatatatattatgatcggttctactagaaattctatttatatatatgcataacgtgtacaatatgtagtatcgtaaaataccagcaaacgaaaaataattaaatggaaagcacaaaattaaatgaaaaagaaatcataaacccacccccaacattttaataccggttggtgacaccaaccggtactaaagggctccctgcccccgaagctggctcgtgccacgtggttgccctttagcaccggttcgtgctgaaccggtactaaagggggggggaggggctttagtgcctacattttagcgccggttatcaaaccggcactaaagggccttacgaaccggtgctattgcccgatTCTGCACTAGTGAGGAAAGGAGAGCGAGGGGAAGAGGGGGCAGCCCTCGGCCCGATCATCCAATTCTACGGCCTTTTTTTAAGTCGAGTCGTAAGGAAAGATCGATAGGATTTGGTCCATTCGGTGTCCTTCCAGACGAAGAAGTGAGAACCCTTTCTGCTTTGACCGCTTGCCCTCCTGGCACAGATGTGGAAAAGGTCTCAGTTGCGGAATCAAATATGAATGAAGTTAGAACACCGGCCTGGGCCAGGCCCGGGTCTAGGTTTTTTGTCTCGGGCTTGGCTAGGCCCGGCCCGATGCCCGGCCCGGCCCGAGGTTTGGCCAGGTATATGCCCGAGTGATGGTCATGCAAGTACGAATGTCTGGTGATTAGGCCCACAATTAATCCATCACTTAAAGTCACACGGTGGTGCACCAACCGGGCCCGTAGACATGGCCCACAAGTATCATGAAtcaggagcagcaggatttctcTAATCAAAATAAAAATGGAAATTTCGCTCAAAGCGAAAACCAAAACCAATCAATCGATTGGTCCGGGAAGGGAAGGAAAAGGGGAAAGGCGAGGGAAGTAGAGAAGAGAAAGCAAACCCGTCCCCTCCACCCCGACGGAGGCCATCCGGTTCGCCGCCGgcccgctcctcctcctcctcgccggcgttcGCAAGGTACGCCCCCCACTCCCGATCCCCCCAGCTACGCCCCGCGCGAATCCGCGCGATTGCTATTTCGCGCGGTCAAATTCGGCGGCAGATCCATCTGCGCCCGAAATCAGAATGTTTTCCCCGAGTGACGAGCGCAATCTGCTCCCCCGAATTTCAGAGGTCCCATGGAGGAGGACGGCCCTAGCCAGAGCGGCCTGCCGCCGGTCGGGGAGTGCGAATGGAGGGAGGAGCTGAGGCAGCAGCAGTCCCAGGTCGAGGCGCTGCGCGACCGGCTCGTGGAGGTCAAGGCCGGGATGCGGCGCTCCGAGGACGATTCCGGCCGGGAGCTCGAGCACCTGTGCCGCAGGGTCAAGACCATCGCCACCCTGCTGGCCTACCTCAAATCCAAGGCCAGGATCATGGCGATACCGCACCTCGCGCACACGTCCTGCGGGATCAGGAACCAGGACGGCGTGGGGTTCGTCGACAGgcatggggtgcccctggccgaTTGGTCCAAGGCCACTGACTCCGCTTCCTGTGGGGGAGGTTCGGATGACAGGACGGCGGCAGAGGGTAGCGGCGTTCAGAAAAATGGCGATGCCGTTGAGGGGGATGGAGATGTCGATGATATTCTCAAGTCCATCCGCGTGGTGACCGATGTCATGGAGTCTCTTGTCAAGAGAGTGATTGTGGCTGAGTCCGAAACTGCGAATGAGAAAGAAAAGGTGAGGATTGGGTTGGAAGAGATCAGGAGGAAGACCATTCAGGTCGAGTCCATGTCGGTCAAAGTCGAGGAGATGGAGAAGTTTGCGGTGGGTACGAATGGTATGCTGAACGAGATGAGGCAGCGGGTTGAAGATATGGTGCTGGAGACTACACGGCAGAGGCAGCGCGCCGCTGAAAATG belongs to Triticum urartu cultivar G1812 chromosome 7, Tu2.1, whole genome shotgun sequence and includes:
- the LOC125520099 gene encoding uncharacterized protein LOC125520099 codes for the protein MEEDGPSQSGLPPVGECEWREELRQQQSQVEALRDRLVEVKAGMRRSEDDSGRELEHLCRRVKTIATLLAYLKSKARIMAIPHLAHTSCGIRNQDGVGFVDRHGVPLADWSKATDSASCGGGSDDRTAAEGSGVQKNGDAVEGDGDVDDILKSIRVVTDVMESLVKRVIVAESETANEKEKVRIGLEEIRRKTIQVESMSVKVEEMEKFAVGTNGMLNEMRQRVEDMVLETTRQRQRAAENEQELSRVKNDFESLRTYVSTLVSVRETLLSSEKQFETMEKLFDRLVARTNQLETEKAQKEAEVQKVMEENVRLRAMVDKKDAQLQAMSEQCKFMALNRPN